Part of the Propioniciclava sp. MC1595 genome is shown below.
GGCGCGGTGCACCATCACCTGCACGAGGTTGCCCATGTGGATCGACGGTGCCGTGGGGTCGAAGCCCACATACGCGGTGATCGGGCCCTCGTCGAGGTGGGCGCCGAGGGCGTCCAGGTCGGTCGAGTGGGCGATCAGCCCGCGCCAGGACAGTTCGTCGATCAGTGCGTTCACGACGCACCACCCTAGTGGACGCCGCGCCGGGCGCCCGGGTGGGTTCAGGCGTCCGTCGGCGGCTCGGCGAACCAGGCGAGTTCGGCCTCCGCGGGCTCGTAGGGGGTGGGCTCGACCGGCACCAGCCACTCGCTGATCGCGTCGACCGCGTCCGCCACCTCGTTCAGCTGCTCGCCCACGCGGGCCGAGGCCGTGCCGCCGCGACCGTCGCGGGCGTTGATCGAGCCCTCCACGGTCAGCACCTCGAGCACGCCGGGCGTGAGCCGCTCGTCGATGGCCGGCAGGTCGGACGCCGTTAGGCCGGTCAGCTCGATGCCCCGCTCCTCGCAGTAGCGGACGGCGGCGCCGGCGACGTGGTGCGCCTGGGCGAACGGCACGCGCTGGCGGACGAGCCAGTCGGCGACGTCGGTGGCCAGCGAGAAGCCCTCGGGGGCCCGGGCCGCCATCCGCTCGGGCTGGAAGCGCAGGGTGCCGATCATCCCCGCCATGGCGGGCAGCAGGACGCGCAGCTGGTCGAGCCCGTCGAAGATCGGCTCCTTGTCCTCCTGCAGGTCGCGGTTGTAGGCCAGCGGGAGTCCCTTGAGGGTGGTGAGCAGGCCGGCGAGGTTGCCCACCAGACGCCCGGCCTTGCCGCGGGCGAGCTCGGCGACGTCGGGGTTCTTCTTCTGCGGCATGATGCTCGACCCGGTCGACCACGCGTCGTCCAGCCTGGCGAAGCCGAACTCGACGGTCGACCAGAGGATGACCTCCTCCGAGATCCGGGAGAGGTCGACGCCGATCATCGCCAGCACGAACGCGGCCTCGGCGACGAGGTCGCGGGCGGCGGTGCCGTCGATCGAGTTGGGCACCGAGCCGGCGAAGCCCAGCTCCGCGGCGACGAACTCAGGGTCCAGGCCCAGCGAGGTGCCGGCCAGGGCAGCCGACCCGTAGGGCGACACGGCGAGCCGCCGGTCGAGGTCGCGGAGACGCTCGACGTCGCGCAGCAGCGGCCACGCGTGGGCCAGCAGGTGGTGCGACAGCAGCACGGGCTGGGCCGACTGCAGGTGGGTGCGGCCCGGCATCGGCACGCCGAGGTGCTCCACGGCCTGGTCGTGCAGGGCGACGACGACCTCCTGCACCCCGGCGGCGACGACGCGCAGCTCGTCCCGCAGGTACATCCGGATGAGGGTGGCGATCTGGTCGTTGCGCGAGCGGCCGGCGCGCAGGCGTCCGCCGAGCTCGGGGCCGACGCGCTCCATCAGACCGCGCTCGAGGGCCCCGTGCACGTCCTCGTCGGTGGGGGCGGCGAAGAAGGCGCCGGAGGTGACGTCGGCGTCCAGCCCGTCGATGCCGGCCAGCATGGCGGCCAGCTCGTCGTCGGTCAGCAACCCGGCCCTATTCAGGGCGCGCGCGTGCGCGCGCGAGCCGGCGAGGTCGTAGGGGGCCAGCCGCCAGTCGAACTGGGTGGACTTGCTGAGCGCGAACATCGCCTCCGCGGGCCCCCCGGAGAACCGTCCGCCCCAGAGCCTGCCCTCGGCCTCGCTCATGCTTCGCCTTCCTTGTCGTCCCCGCCCAGCGCGAGGAGGTGTTCGGCCAGCGCAGAGCCCCCGTCGGGCGCCCGGCTGACGATGAGGATGGAATCGTCCCCGGCGATGGTACCGAGCACGGTGTCGAGGCCGGCCTTGTCGATCGCCGAGGCGAGGAACTGCGCCGCCCCCGGCGGGGTCTTGACGACGACGAGGTTCGCGGACGCCTCGGCCGAGAGGAGCAGCTCGGACGCCAGCCGGACCAGGCGGGCGTGCGCCCGCTTCACGTCGGACGCCTCGACGTCGCGCACGGCGTAGGTCAGCTCACCGGACGCCCCGCGCAACCGGACGGCGCCCACGTCGACCAGGTCCTTGGACAGCGTCCCCTGCGTGACGACGAAGCCCTCGGCCGCGAGCAGCTCGGCCAGCTCGGTCTGCGACCGGATCGCCTCGCGGGTCAACAGGTCGACGATGAGGCCCTGGCGGGCGGCCTTGGTGCCGGGCACCGACCGCTCGGTCATGCCCGCACCAGGCCGGGCAGGGCGTCGACGAAGAGCTGGAGCTCGTCGCGGGTGACCACCAGGGGCGGGGCCAGCCGCAGCACGTCGGGGCGGGGCGCGTTGACGATGAACCCGGCCTCCAGCGCGGCGGCGAGCACCTCGCGCGCGTTCGGCTGGTTGAGCACCACGCCGCGCAGCAGGCCGCGCCCACGGACGTGGCTGACCTCGGACAGGCCGAGGCCCTCGATCGCGCCGGCGAGCCAGTCGCCGGTCTCCCGGGCGTGCTCCAAGAGTCCCTCGGACTCGATGACGTCGAGCACCGTCAGGGCCACGGTGGCGGCCAGGGGGTTGCCCCCGAAGGTGGTGCCGTGGTGCCCGGCCTGTAGCAGGGTCGCGGCGTCGCCGACGGCCACGCAGGCCCCGACCGGGAAGCCGCCGCCCAGGCCCTTGGCGAGGGTGACGACGTCACCGCGCACGCCCTCGGTCGCCGATGCCAGCCAGCCCCCGCAGCGCCCGATGCCGGTCTGGACCTCGTCCAGCCACAGCAGCGCGCCATGCTCGTCGCACAGCGCTCGGACGCCGGCGAGCCAGCCCTCCGGCGGGCTGATCGCTCCGTTCTCGCCCTGGACGGGTTCGACCACGACCGCGGCGACGTCGTCGCCCATCACGGCCGCGAGGGCGTCCAGGTCGCCGTAGGGCACCCACGTGACGTTGCCCGGCAGCGGCTCGAACGGCTCGCGGTACGCGGCCGCCGCGGTGACCGACAGCGCGCCGAGCGACCGGCCGTGGAAGGAGCCCTCCATGGCCACCAGGCGCGGCCGCCCGGTCAGGCGGGTCACCTTGAGGGCGGCCTCGTTGGCCTCGGTGCCGGAGTTGGTCAGGAACGTGCGCGCGGGGAGGCCCGAGTCGCCGGCCACGAGCGCGTCGAGGCGCTCGCCGAGGGCGACCTGGGGCTCGGAGGCGAACAGGTTCGAGATGTGCATCAGGCGCCCGGCCTGCTCGGTGATCGCCGCCACCACGCGCGGGTGGGCGTGGCCGAGGGAGTTCACCGCGATGCCGGCCAGGAGGTCCAGGTAAGGGGTGCCGTCGGCGTCCCACACCCAGGGGCCCGCGCCGCGCACGAGCACCCGCGGCGGGATGCCGAAGGTCTGCATCATGGCCGCGCCGTAGCGGCCCAGGACGTCCGCGTTGCTCATCCGGGCACCACCATCGTGCCGACACCCTCGTCGGTGAAGATCTCCAGCAGCAGCGAGTGCGGCTGGCGACCGTCGACGATCGTGGCCAGCGGCACGCCGTCCTCGACCGCGGCCAGGCACGCCTCCATCTTGGGGATCATCCCGCTGGCCAGCGTGGGCAGCAGGGCCCGCAGGTCGGAGGTGGTGATCCGGGCGATGATCTCGTCGGTGCTGGGCCAGTTGGCGTACAGGCCCTCCACGTCGGTGAGGATGATCAGCCGGTCGGCGCCCAGCGCGGCGGCGAGCGCGGCCGCGGCGGTGTCGGCGTTGAGGTTGTGGACCGCACCCTCGGCGTCCGGGGAGACCGAGGCGACCACGGGGATGCGCCCGGCCTCGATGAGGTCGGAGATCGCGTCGGTGTTGACCGAGGCGACCTCGCCGACGAGCCCGAGGTCGACCTCCTCGCCGTCGACGACGGTGCCGCGGCGCTGGGCGGTGAACAGGCCGCCGTCCTCGCCCGACATGCCGACGGCCAGGGGTCCGTGCTGGTTGAGCAGGCCGACGAGCTCGCGCCCGACCTGGCCGACGAGGACCATCCGGACGACGTCCATGGCCTCGGGGCTGGTGACGCGCAGGCCGCCCTTGAACTCGCTGGCGATGCCGAGCTTGTCGAGCATCAGGTTGATCTGGGGGCCGCCGCCGTGCACGACGACGGGCCGGATGCCGCAGCGGCGCAGGAAGACGATGTCCTCCACGAAGGCGCGCTTGAGCTCCTCGCTGACCATCGCGTTGCCGCCGTACTTCACCACCAGCGTGGCGCCGGCGTACTTGGTGAGCCAGGGCAGCGCCTCGATGAGGGTGCCGGCCTTGGTGTAGACCTCGCCCTGGAGCTCGGCGGTGCGGGTGGTGTAGGTCATGAGCTGTACTCCGCGTTCTCGCGCACGTAGTCGTAGGTGAGGTCGTTGGTCCACACGGTGGCCGACGCCGGGCCGGCGGCGAGGTCGATCTCGACGAGCACCTCGCGGTCGGTGAGGTCGACCAGCGAGCGGTCCTCGCCGAGGGCACCGGTGTCGAAGACCTTCACGCCGTTGAACGAGACGCTCACCCGGTCGGGGTCGAAGGTCGCCCTCGAGGTGCCGGCCGAGGCCAGCACCCGGCCCCAGTTGGGGTCGTTGCCGAAGATCGCGGTCTTGAACAGGTTGGAGCGGGTCACACAGCGGGCGACGTCCACGGCGTCGTCCTCGGTGGCGGCGTTGACGACCGTGACGGCGATGTCGTGGCTGGACCCCTCGGCGTCCGACAGCAGCTGGCGGGCCAGCGACCCGCAGACCTGGGTGAGGGCGTCGGTGAACGCCTCGAGGTCGGGGCCCACGCCCGAGGCGCCGGAGGCCATCAGGATCACGGTGTCGTTGGTCGACATGCAGCCGTCGGAGTCGGTGCGGTCGAACGTGACCCGGGTCGCGGCGCGCAGGGCGGTGTCGGCCTGCGCCGGGGTGAGGTCGGCGTCGGTGGTGACGACCACGAGCATGGTGGCGAGCGCGGGGGCCAGCATGCCGGCTCCCTTGGCCATGCCGCCGACGCTCCATCCGGCCTCGCTCGTGGTGGCCGCCTGCTTCGGCACGGTGTCGGTGGTCATGATCGCCAGCGCGGCGTCCGAGGCCCCGTCGGCGGCGAGGCCGGCGGCAGCGGCGGCGATGCCGGCGTGCACGGCGTCCATGGGGAGGCGGACGCCGATCAGGCCTGTCGAGCAGACCGCAACCTGGTCGGGGGTGGTGCCGAGCGCGGACGCCGTGGCCTCGGCCATGGCGCGGGCGTCGGCCAGCCCGTCGGGGCCGGTGCAGGCGTTGGCGCCGCCGGAGTTGAGGACGACGGCGTCCAGCTGGCCGCCGGCGAGCACGTCGATGGACCACACCACGGGGGCGGCCTGGAAGCGGTTGGTGGTGAAGACGCCGGCCGCGACCTTGGCCGGGCCCTCGTTGCGCACGAGCGCGAGGTCGTGGTTGCCGGACGCCTTGATGCCGGCCTTGACGCCGGCGGCGGTGAAGCCCTTGGCTGCGGTGACGCTCACGGGGCGACTCCCAACGTGGTGAGGCCGAGGGTCTCGGGGAGGCCCAGGGCGAGGTTCATGGACTGGATGGCACCGCCGGCGGTGCCCTTGGTGAGGTTGTCGAGGGCGGCGACCACAACCAGGCGGTTCGCGGCGGCGTCGACGGCCACCTGCACGTGCACGTGGTTGGAGCCGACCACCGACTGGGTCTGGGGCCACAGGCCCTCCGGCAGCAGGTGCACGAACGGCTCGTCGGCCCAGGCCTGCTCGTAGGCGGCGCGGGCCTCGGCGGTGGTCGTGGCTCCGGCCAGCGGGGCGGTGACCGTGGCCAGGATGCCGCGCGACATCGGGACCAGGACCGGGGTGAAGGAGATGGTCGGTGCCTCGGCGCCCAGCTTGCGGAAGTTCTGCAGCATCTCCGGGACGTGGCGGTGCACTCCCCCGACCCCGTAGGCGGACGCCGAGCCCATCAGCTCGCTGCCCAGCAGGTGCGGCTTGAGGGACTTGCCCGCGCCCGAGGGGCCGGTCGGGGCGACCACGACGACGTCGTGCCCGTCGACGAGGCCCGCCTGCAGGGCCGGGGCGAGGCCGAGGGTGACCGTGGTCGGGAAGCAACCGGGCACGGCGATGCGCTTGGCCGTGGCCAGGGCCTCGCGCTGGCCGGGCAGCTCGGGCAGGCCGTAGGGCCAGGTCCCCGCGTGCTCGGTGCCGTAGAACTGCCGCCAGGCCTCGGAATCCTCGAGGCGGAAGTCGGCGCCGGAGTCGATGACCAGCACGTCGTCGCCCAGCTGGGCCGCGACCTCGGCCGACGTGCCGTGCGGCAGGGCGAGGAAGACGACGTCGTGGCCGGCGAGGTTCTCGGGGGTGGTGTCGAGGACGACGCGGTCGAACAGCGGCGCCAGGTGCTGGTGGTGCTCGCCCAGGCGGGACCCGGCGGAGGACTTCGCCGTCAGGGCACCGATCTCGATGTCGTCGCGCCCCAGGAGGAGCCGCAGGATCTCTCCCCCGGCGTACCCCGTGCAGCCCGCGACCGCAATCTTCGTCGTCATGCGCATGAGTATGCCCTCATTGGAATAGATATTCCAAGTCGTCTCAGCGCCGACAGCCCGTGCTCCGTGCGCCGCGGCGAAGCGGGAGGCACGACCAGAGCCTGCCTTCCGCCCGCCGCGGCGAAGCGGGAGGCACGACCAGAGCCTGCGCTCAGCGCGCGGACACGCCGTCGAGGATCAGCCCCACCCCGAGGGCGAACGCAGCGTCGGCGTCCATGGCCTTGCCGGGGTCGGCGGGGTGGAACCGTTCCCAGTCGAGCCGCGCCTGTTCCTCGGCGACGTGGCCGAGGACGAAGTACAACAGAGCGGACGCCGCGCCGCGCGCCTCGACGGTGGACAGCCCCGCGGTGGCCAACAGCGTCGCCGGGTGACGCGTGGTGTCGTGGCGCGAGAGGCGGAAGCCACGGGCCGTCGCGACCAACTCGGCCGAGTCGCGGTGGGCGAGCAGGACCGCGCGCAGGCTGGCGGTCCAGGCCTCCACGGCCGGACGCCACAGCCCGAGGGGTTCGTCGACCTCACCGAGGATCTGGTCCGCGACCCCGGCCAGCAGGGTCTGCTTGTCGGGGACGTGGTGGTAGAGCGCCCCGGGCTGGACCTCGAGCGCGGCGGCGACCCGACGCATGGACAGCCCCTCGAGCCCATCGGCATCCAGGATCGAACGCGCCGCGTCGAGCACCTGGTGCGCGGAGAGGGCCATGGTGCGATCGTATCGGCCCGAACCGGCCGCCCGGGGATGGGTACAGTGTTCCCCGGTGTGCCGGGAAGTCTGGTCGGCGTCGATGTCCGACGACCCCGGGAGAATCCCTTGAACCCGTCATCCCCCAGCCGCCTGCGCCGCATCCTGTCGCCCGGCAGCTATCCGGAGCACCTGCGCATCGGCGCGATCCTGCGCAAGGAGACCACCGGCGGCATCATGCTCATGGTGGCCGCCCTGGTCGCCATCATCTGGGCCAACTCCCCCGCGGCCGACTCCTACTTCGCCCTGCGCGACCTGCGCATCGGCCCCGCGTCGCTCCACCTCGACCTGAGCCTCGGCGCGTGGGCGGCGGACGGCCTGCTGGCCGTGTTCTTCTTCCTGGTCGGCCTCGAGCTCAAGCACGAGTTCGTCGCGGGCGACCTGCGCAACCCCCAGCGGGCGATGGTCCCGGTCGTGGCGGCGGCGGGCGGCGTCATCGTCCCCGCGCTGATCTACGCGGCGATCAACTGGGGCCAGGGCGAGACACTGCGCGGCTGGGCGATCCCGACCGCGACCGACATCGCGTTCGCCGTGGCGGTGCTGGCCATCATCGGCTCCCACCTGCCCTCGCCGCTGCGCATCTTCCTGCTGACGCTCGCCGTGGTCGACGACCTGATCGCGATCACGATCATCGCGCTCTTCTACACCGAGTCGGTCAACGTGGTCGCGCTCGGGTTGTTCCTGGTGCCGGTGGCGCTGTACGGCGTCCTTGTCCAGACCCGCCCCCGCTGGTTCGCCGAACGGCCGTGGACGCCGTGGCTCGTCCTGCTCCCGATCGCGGTCGTGGCGTGGGCCCTGCTCCACGAGGCGGGGATCCACGCCACCATCGCGGGCGTGGTCCTGGGCTTCCTGGTCCCGGTACGCCGCAAGGACCCCGACGCCGGCGAGGGCCACGGGCTCGCGATGACCTTCGAGCACGCCTACCGCCCGCTGTCGACGGGGTTCGCGGTGCCCGTGTTCGCGTTCTTCTCCGCGGGTGTCGCCGTCGGCGGCCTCGACGGCCTCGTCGAGGCGGTCACCTCCCCGGTGGCCCTCGGCATCATCGTCGGCCTCGTGCTGGGCAAGCCGATCGGCATCGTCGCCTCCACGTTCCTGTTGACGAGGTTCACCCGCGCCACGCTCGACCCGGCCCTGCGCTGGGGCGACATGGCCGGCGTCGGCGTGCTGGCCGGCATCGGCTTCACCGTGTCCCTGCTGGTGGGCGAGCTGAGCTTCGGGCTGGGCAGCGACCACAACGACGCCGCCAAGGTGGGGGTGCTGCTCGCCTCGGTCCTGGCCGCGGTCCTGGCCGCCGGCATCCTCGTGCCCAGCAACCGGAGGCACCGGGCCATCGCCCTGGCCGAGACCAGCGACACCGACGCCGACGGCGTCCCCGATGCCTTCGACACCGCACCGCAGGACCCGACCCGCCACTGACGAGG
Proteins encoded:
- the argC gene encoding N-acetyl-gamma-glutamyl-phosphate reductase; the protein is MTTKIAVAGCTGYAGGEILRLLLGRDDIEIGALTAKSSAGSRLGEHHQHLAPLFDRVVLDTTPENLAGHDVVFLALPHGTSAEVAAQLGDDVLVIDSGADFRLEDSEAWRQFYGTEHAGTWPYGLPELPGQREALATAKRIAVPGCFPTTVTLGLAPALQAGLVDGHDVVVVAPTGPSGAGKSLKPHLLGSELMGSASAYGVGGVHRHVPEMLQNFRKLGAEAPTISFTPVLVPMSRGILATVTAPLAGATTTAEARAAYEQAWADEPFVHLLPEGLWPQTQSVVGSNHVHVQVAVDAAANRLVVVAALDNLTKGTAGGAIQSMNLALGLPETLGLTTLGVAP
- a CDS encoding TetR/AcrR family transcriptional regulator C-terminal domain-containing protein; the encoded protein is MALSAHQVLDAARSILDADGLEGLSMRRVAAALEVQPGALYHHVPDKQTLLAGVADQILGEVDEPLGLWRPAVEAWTASLRAVLLAHRDSAELVATARGFRLSRHDTTRHPATLLATAGLSTVEARGAASALLYFVLGHVAEEQARLDWERFHPADPGKAMDADAAFALGVGLILDGVSAR
- the argJ gene encoding bifunctional glutamate N-acetyltransferase/amino-acid acetyltransferase ArgJ — its product is MSVTAAKGFTAAGVKAGIKASGNHDLALVRNEGPAKVAAGVFTTNRFQAAPVVWSIDVLAGGQLDAVVLNSGGANACTGPDGLADARAMAEATASALGTTPDQVAVCSTGLIGVRLPMDAVHAGIAAAAAGLAADGASDAALAIMTTDTVPKQAATTSEAGWSVGGMAKGAGMLAPALATMLVVVTTDADLTPAQADTALRAATRVTFDRTDSDGCMSTNDTVILMASGASGVGPDLEAFTDALTQVCGSLARQLLSDAEGSSHDIAVTVVNAATEDDAVDVARCVTRSNLFKTAIFGNDPNWGRVLASAGTSRATFDPDRVSVSFNGVKVFDTGALGEDRSLVDLTDREVLVEIDLAAGPASATVWTNDLTYDYVRENAEYSS
- a CDS encoding acetylornithine transaminase; this encodes MSNADVLGRYGAAMMQTFGIPPRVLVRGAGPWVWDADGTPYLDLLAGIAVNSLGHAHPRVVAAITEQAGRLMHISNLFASEPQVALGERLDALVAGDSGLPARTFLTNSGTEANEAALKVTRLTGRPRLVAMEGSFHGRSLGALSVTAAAAYREPFEPLPGNVTWVPYGDLDALAAVMGDDVAAVVVEPVQGENGAISPPEGWLAGVRALCDEHGALLWLDEVQTGIGRCGGWLASATEGVRGDVVTLAKGLGGGFPVGACVAVGDAATLLQAGHHGTTFGGNPLAATVALTVLDVIESEGLLEHARETGDWLAGAIEGLGLSEVSHVRGRGLLRGVVLNQPNAREVLAAALEAGFIVNAPRPDVLRLAPPLVVTRDELQLFVDALPGLVRA
- the nhaA gene encoding Na+/H+ antiporter NhaA, whose protein sequence is MNPSSPSRLRRILSPGSYPEHLRIGAILRKETTGGIMLMVAALVAIIWANSPAADSYFALRDLRIGPASLHLDLSLGAWAADGLLAVFFFLVGLELKHEFVAGDLRNPQRAMVPVVAAAGGVIVPALIYAAINWGQGETLRGWAIPTATDIAFAVAVLAIIGSHLPSPLRIFLLTLAVVDDLIAITIIALFYTESVNVVALGLFLVPVALYGVLVQTRPRWFAERPWTPWLVLLPIAVVAWALLHEAGIHATIAGVVLGFLVPVRRKDPDAGEGHGLAMTFEHAYRPLSTGFAVPVFAFFSAGVAVGGLDGLVEAVTSPVALGIIVGLVLGKPIGIVASTFLLTRFTRATLDPALRWGDMAGVGVLAGIGFTVSLLVGELSFGLGSDHNDAAKVGVLLASVLAAVLAAGILVPSNRRHRAIALAETSDTDADGVPDAFDTAPQDPTRH
- a CDS encoding arginine repressor, with translation MTERSVPGTKAARQGLIVDLLTREAIRSQTELAELLAAEGFVVTQGTLSKDLVDVGAVRLRGASGELTYAVRDVEASDVKRAHARLVRLASELLLSAEASANLVVVKTPPGAAQFLASAIDKAGLDTVLGTIAGDDSILIVSRAPDGGSALAEHLLALGGDDKEGEA
- the argH gene encoding argininosuccinate lyase gives rise to the protein MSEAEGRLWGGRFSGGPAEAMFALSKSTQFDWRLAPYDLAGSRAHARALNRAGLLTDDELAAMLAGIDGLDADVTSGAFFAAPTDEDVHGALERGLMERVGPELGGRLRAGRSRNDQIATLIRMYLRDELRVVAAGVQEVVVALHDQAVEHLGVPMPGRTHLQSAQPVLLSHHLLAHAWPLLRDVERLRDLDRRLAVSPYGSAALAGTSLGLDPEFVAAELGFAGSVPNSIDGTAARDLVAEAAFVLAMIGVDLSRISEEVILWSTVEFGFARLDDAWSTGSSIMPQKKNPDVAELARGKAGRLVGNLAGLLTTLKGLPLAYNRDLQEDKEPIFDGLDQLRVLLPAMAGMIGTLRFQPERMAARAPEGFSLATDVADWLVRQRVPFAQAHHVAGAAVRYCEERGIELTGLTASDLPAIDERLTPGVLEVLTVEGSINARDGRGGTASARVGEQLNEVADAVDAISEWLVPVEPTPYEPAEAELAWFAEPPTDA
- the argB gene encoding acetylglutamate kinase — translated: MTYTTRTAELQGEVYTKAGTLIEALPWLTKYAGATLVVKYGGNAMVSEELKRAFVEDIVFLRRCGIRPVVVHGGGPQINLMLDKLGIASEFKGGLRVTSPEAMDVVRMVLVGQVGRELVGLLNQHGPLAVGMSGEDGGLFTAQRRGTVVDGEEVDLGLVGEVASVNTDAISDLIEAGRIPVVASVSPDAEGAVHNLNADTAAAALAAALGADRLIILTDVEGLYANWPSTDEIIARITTSDLRALLPTLASGMIPKMEACLAAVEDGVPLATIVDGRQPHSLLLEIFTDEGVGTMVVPG